From Magnetofaba australis IT-1:
CCAGCGCCGATTCGCTCAGAGGCTCGGACTCTGTATTCCCCCCGTTGTCCATCGTTGTGTCGGTTTGCCGGGCGTCGGCGCCGATGAGGCGCCCATGCACCAGGGCGCGAATGCGGTGAAAATAGAAGCTGGCGCCGATAAAACCGTCGTCCAGGGAGTCGAATTCGGTCACTTCGGCAGCGCTCTGCTGCGCGATCTGGTCGGCGGTCATCCGCCCAGCCAACGCCTGCAGGGCGCTCTTGCGCAGGGCGGCAAGCCCTTGCTCGCGGGCGACCCGTTTGGCGTCCGCCAGGGCGTCGCGTTTGCACTGCTCAATGCCTTGGGGTCCGCACTCGGCCTCGCCGCGCGCCTCCACTGAGCGGGTCTTCTCCAACTCCGTGCGTAGGGTTTGCCGCAGATGCGCCTGCGCCTGCGCAGCCTGCTTGCGCCATGCGCTCTCCAGCGGCGCCAACAGCGACTTTTGTGACGCAGCGGCGGTTTGCGCCTGCTCCAACTGCGTCTCTTGCCGGGCAATCTCCTCGCGGCGGGCGTCCAGCGCCTTTTGCGCCGCCTCCAACGCCGTGCGTTCGGCATCCAGCGTCAATGCGGGGTCATCCAGCAGACGCTCCTGTTGCACCGCCAACGCCTCCTGCGCCTCGGCGACGCGCTTGATCAGCGCGCTCTCCTGGGCGCGGCTGTCGGCCAACGCTGTGCGCAATGTTTGCACCTGCGCCTGGGCCTGTTCGGAGGCCGAACGCGCGGCGTGCAACTGCTGCTGATTTTTCTGCTCAGGGGTCGCCGATTGCGCCTGCGCCGCAAGCGGCGTCAGCGCGCACAGCGTCAGCAGAGCGCGCCGCAAACGGCGCGCCCCTTTCACTTGGCGGCGACCCGGCGCGATCACCCGAACACCAGTTTGGCCACTTCCGGGTAGCGCCGCACAAAGTGCGCGGTGATCCCTTCGGTGATGTGGTCCGGCACCTCCTCATAATCCTTGCGACACGCCTCGGGCAGAATCAATTCGCGAATGCCCACCCGCCGCGCGGCGATCACCTTTTCGCGGATGCCGCCCACCGCCAGCACCTGGCCGGTGAGGGTGATCTCGCCGGTCATGGCCAGACGGCGCGGAATCGGCTGATTGCGCGCCAGCGACAGCAGCGCGGTGGTCAGGGTGATGCCCGCCGAGGGGCCATCCTTGGGCGTGGCGCCTTCGGGCACGTGCAGGTGCAGGGTGCCGCCCAGGCGGTTGCAGTCGCCGCCCAGTTTGGCGCACTGCGACTGCGCGTAGCTGAAGGCGATGCGCGCCGACTCCTTCATCACATCGCCCAACTGGCCGGTGACGATCATGCCGCCCTTGTCATCACTGACACGCGCCGCCTCCACGTCCAGGGTGGCGCCGCCCAGGGAGGTCCACGCCAGCCCGGTGACGATGCCCACCCCCTTCATGGGCTTCTCATCGCGGAAGTCCGGTTTGCCGAGGAAATCCTCCAGATCGCCGTGGCCCACTTTGATGGGGCGTTGGGCGTCGTCGAGAATCTTCACCGCCGTTTTGCGGGCGATGGCGCCGATCTTCTGCTCCAGGCGTCGCACCCCGGCTTCGCGGGCGTAGCCCTCGACGATGGCGCGGAAGGCGCCGTTGCTGATGCGCAGATCGTCCTTGGTCAGACCGTTCTTCTCCAACTGCTTGGGCAGCAGGTGGTTGCGCGCGATCTTCACCTTCTCGGCGGCGATGTAGCCGGATAGACGAATGATCTCCATGCGGTCCAGCAGCGGACGCGGGATGGTGTCCAACTGGTTGGCGGTGCAGATGAACAGCACCTTGGACAGATCGAAGCGCACATCCAGGTAGTGGTCGAGGAACTCGGTGTTCTGCTCCGGGTCCAGCACCTCCAGCAGCGCCGAGGCGGGGTCGCCGTGGTAGCTGGCGCCGATCTTGTCCACCTCGTCGAGCATGATGATGGGGTTGCAGTATTTGGTGTGGCGGATCGCCTGCACGAACTTGCCGGGCATCGCCCCCACGTAGGTGCGGCGGTGGCCCTTGATCTCCGCTTCGTCGCGCATGCCGCCCACCGAGAAGCGGTAGAATTCCCGCCCCACCGCGCGCGCCACCGAGCGGCCAATGGAGGTTTTGCCCACCCCTGGCGGGCCCACCAGCAGAATGATGGAACCGCCGATCTCCCCCTTGAGCTTGCCTACGGCGAGGAACTCCAGAATGCGCTCCTTCACATCCTCCAGGCCGTCGTGGTCCTGGTTGAGGATTTTGCGCGCGCGCTTGATGTCCAGCTTGTCGTTGGAGTGCACACCCCACGGCAGGCCGGTGAGCCAATCCACATAGTTGCGCGTCACCCCATACTCCGACGAGCCGGGCTCCAGCATGGAGAGTTTGTCCAGCTCCTCGTTGATGCGCTCTTCGGCCTCCTTGGAGAGGGTGAGCTGCTCCAAACGCTCGCGGAAGCCATCTACTTCGGCGGTGCGGTCATCCTTGGTGATGCCCAGCTCTTTTTGAATCTGCTTGAGCTGCTCGCGCAGGAAGAACTGGCGCTGATGTTCGGTGATGCCCTCTTCCACCTGCTTGGAGATCTTGTTCTGCACCTTGACCATCTCCAGCTCTTTTTTGAGCAGGGCCAGCACCTTCTCCAGGCGCGGCATGATGGGCAGGGTCTCCAGCACGTCCTGCAACTCCTCGCGGTTGGAGCTGGTCATGGAGGCGACGAAGTCGGCCAGCTTGTCCGGTTCGCTGAAGTTGTGGCGCGACAGGAACATCTTTACCTGTTCCTGGTACAGCGAGTCGTACTTGAGCAGCTCCTTGAGGGTGTTGATCACCGCCATGGTGTAGGGCTTCAGATCATCGGGCTCGATCATCTCCACCGGGTTGTTGTGGTGGGTGACTGCGGCGATGATGGGCGGACCGGCAGAGACCACTTCGCGAATCTCGAAGCGCGAGATCCCTTCGGCCAGCAGCTTGATGGATTTGTGCTCTTCGTCCTCGGCGGCTTCCAAAATGCGCGCGGTGGCGCCGACCGTGTAGAGTTTGTCGGCGTCGAACACTTCGCGGCCATCCTCGGCGTGGCTCATGATGATGCCGAACAGACGGCCCGGCGAGTCCATGGCCATCTTGATGGTGTCGTAGTAGGGCGAGCCCTCCACCTGGATGGGGGTCAGCATGCCGGGGAAGAAGGGGCGTCCGCCCAGCGGATAGATCACCATCTCCATGGGCAGGGCGTCGTCAATGCGCATGGGCGGTTGGCCGTCGGACTCACCGTCGGCGTCGTGCGCTTCCGGCTCTTCGATTACGGCGTCGAAGATCTCCTCCTCTTGCGGGGAGTCGGGCTTATCGGACATGCTCTTTTCCTTCCAGTGTGCGCTCTACTGTGTACGCGCAGACAACAAATTGACGATGCGTCGCGCAGCGGGCGGGTTTCCCAAAATTGGCGTGATGTATGGGAAATCGGCTGCTGGCCAAGGCGGAAACCCATGCGCTTGCTTAAGTAATATGGGTTGCCAAGGCAATGATTGCAAGGCGGGCGCCTATCGAATAGGCGGCGAAAAACAGACGCCCCGCCAAGCGGGAGCCTGGCGGGGCGAATTTTTCACCTCTGAGCAGTCGGCTGGCGCGTGATGTCAGCGCGCCGGGACGATGCGATCAGGAGGGTTTGGCACTGGCGCAACCACCGCCTTCGGCGGGGGTAAAGCTGTTGCCGCAGCCGCAGGTGGAGGCGGCGTTGGGGTTCTTGATCTGGAACTGGGCGCCGTTGAGATCCTCCACAAAGTCGATCTCGGAGCCGCGCAGATGGTTGATGGAGACAGCGTCCACCAACACTTTGACGCCATCCTTCTCCACCATGATGTCGGTGTCGTCCTGGTTCTCATCAAAGGTGAAGCCATACTGGAAACCCGAGCAGCCGCCGCCGGAGACGAAGATGCGCAGTTTCAGATTGGGATTGTTCTCTTCGGCGATCAGTTCGCTGAGTTTTTTGGCGGCGTTATCAGTCAGGGTGACGGACATGGGACAAGCACTCCTCGTACGATTTCGAAATTGGGCGCGGCGGATGATCAACTGTTGGCCCAGGCGCAACCACGGCTTGGACCGCCACGATGGGGGCTATTCTCGCTTAATCGATGGCCCGGGCGCAAAGATAGTTGGAAAATGATGCCTTGTCAACATCTCTGATGATGTAACAACTCTGTTTGCGCGCCCCGAATTGGCGGCCTGGGCTTGTGGGCTTTGACCATGGCGCGGCCAGGGGGTTCCCGGAGTAGGCGCGCGGCTTTTGCTCCTGTCCCTTTCCTGGCGGCAGTCGAGGAGGCATTATGCCAAAGCGCCTGAACAGGGCGCAGACAGTCGTAGTCAGACAATCCGGATGGAGAGTTGGAATGACGCAGTTCGTGTGGCGGGATGAGGAGTTCAGCGTGGGCGTGGCGTCGTTGGACGAGCAGCACAAGGGACTGTTCAGCGCCTTTATGAATCTGGGGCAGTCCATTGAAAACGTCTATGATGACAAGGCGCTGGGGGTGATGCTCAACCTCTTGTTCATCCAGATGGAGGGGTATGTAAAGACCCATCTGCGCTATGAGGAGCTGCTGCTGGAGAAGTGGAGCTTCCCGGAACTGGAGGCGCACAAGCAGAAGCACGATCTGCTGGAGAATGAGCTGGCCGCCTATAAAAAGTGCCTGGATGCGGCGGAAGATGAGCAGAAAAAGGCCATTGCGCAGCAGATTTCGCTGTTTATGGAGCGCTGGCTGATCAACCACATTCAGGGCGATGACCGCGCCTATGGGCCGCATCTGCGCAAGATGGGGGTGGTGTGAGGCGAGCCGTCCGCGCGCTGCTGATCCTGCTATTGGGGGGAGCCTTGAGCGGTTGCATCGGGCCGGGGTATTACCTGCAGGCGGCGGGCGGGCAGTGGGAGATCTGGTCCAAACGGCGCCCCATTGACGTCGTGCTGGCCGATGCCTCCGCAGCGGAAAAACTCAAAGCGCGCTTGCGCCATGCGCAGCAGGCGCGACGCTTCGCCATCGAACAACTGGGGCTGCCGGACAACGGCTCCTATACCCGCTACGCCGACTTGGGGCGTTCCTATGCGGTGTGGGCGACCTTCGCCGCCCCTTCAGACTCACTCACCCTGAAAAGCTGGAGCTTTCCCCTCATTGGCGAGTTGAGCTATCGCGGCTACTTCGATGAAGCTGCCGCCCAGGCGCTGGCGGCGGAGCTGCGCCAACAGGGGTATGAAACCTCGGTGCAGGGGATCCCCGCCTACTCCACTCTGGGCTGGTTCGCCGACCCGCTGCTCAATACCCACATCTTCTGGCCGGAATCGCAACTGGCGGCGCTGATGTTCCATGAGATGGCCCATGAGCTGCTCTACATCCCCGACGACACCCTGTTTAATGAATCCTTCGCCGAGGCCGTCGCGCAAATTGGCGTGGGGCGCTGGTTGCAGGCGCAGGGCGATGCAGCCGCCATCGCCGCTTGGCGGGCGCGTCAGCAGGCGCGGGCGCAATTCCTCGCGCGGGTGGCGGATCTGCGCGACAAGTTGGAGGCGCTCTACGCCGATAAAGCGTTGACCACATTGGCGATGCGGCGGCGCAAAGCGGGATTGTTCGCCGATTTCCGAGTCGCGTTTGTGCAGGCGCAAGAGGACGGTCCGTTGGCGCCCTACGCCCGCTGGGCGCTGGCCGAGGATCTGAACAACGCCAAGGTGGGCTCGCTGAGTCTTTATGCCCGCTGGGTTCCGGCGTTTCAGCGTCTCTATGAGCAGGAGGGCGCGGATCTGGAGCGCTTTATCGCCGCCGCCAAACGCTTGGGCGCGCTGCCCGCCGCGCAGCGTCGCCAGCGCATGGCGGCGTTGTTAGCGTGACGGGAAGCCAAAATCAGATATTTCGTTAACGGGGACATGGAAGATATCGAGGGCTTTGCCCTCGAGCTCCCAACGACCAAACCTTGGGGCTCCGCCCCAAACCCCGCTGGGGGCGCGGCCCCCAGGCCCCGCCGCCGACCAGTCGGCGGCCAATAGTCAGCGCAAGTTCACGCTGCGTCACGCAAACATTGGCCGTTTTGCGCCGTTTTGGATTTGTCTGGCTATCACAGAGGGAGTCGCGCCATGAGCGCCGAGCCGGTGATTCTGATCCATGGATTGTGGATGGCGGGGGCGGAGATGACCCTGCTGGGCAGTCGTCTGGCGGATGCGGGCTTTGCCACGACGCGCTTTCGCTACCCGTCGACGCAGAAGGGGATTCTGCAACACGCCGACGCCCTGGCCGAGGCGGTGCGCCAAAACGCCGGACCGCGCGCGCCGCATCTGGTGTGCCACAGCCTGGGCGGGTTGGTGGCGGTGACCATGTTGCAGCGCCATCCAGAGTTGCCGGTGGGCCGTGTGGTGGCGCTGGGCTCGCCCCTGCGCGGCAGTTGGATGGCGCGACGGCTGGCGCGTCACGGCTGGGGCGCGCGCATGCTGGGTTTCAGCTATGAGTCGGCGCTGAAAAACGGCGTCAAACCGCCGGTTCCCGTTGGCATCGAGATGGGCTCCATCGCGGGGACGTTGTCGGTGATCGGGGCCAACAAGATCTTTCGCGGTCTGCCCGAGCCCAGCGACGGCACCGTGAGTCTGGCGGAGACCCATCTGGAGGGGGTGGCCGACCACGCCACGGTGCGCGCCACCCACATGGGGCTACTGCTCTCCACCACGGCGGCGGAGCAGACCGAGTGGTTTCTGCGCGGGGGGAGCTTCGCTGAGTGATTTGTGTGGATAGGCTGCTCGTTAGTGGTTTAAGGACCTGAAAAGAGTGGAGTAAGCGGATGGCGGACTGGAAGCGGGAGCGGGTTCAGAAGAGTTCTCTACGGTTTGCTGAACAACTTCGCGCCTTTCCAGACGTGGTCCCAAAGGCGTGCGCCCCTTTGCTGGAGAGTGCGGAGCAATTTGTCGACCTTCCTGAACTGTTCTATAGGGATTCAATTTTATCCGAGCGTAAACAGCGGGAACTCTTGACCTCGACAATCAGTTTGCAAGGCGCAAATTTTCTCTTTGCCATACAACAATGCCGTCTCATTGATGAGTTTTTTGCGCTCTGGCTTGTGGGGTGTGCGAGCGGACTCAATTTGAAGAGAGAGACGGCCTTGTGCGCCGAGATTTACGCTGTGATGCAGGCCCTTCTCAACAGCGATACGGTCACAAGCAAACAGAAAATCGCATTCTATTGGAATTTTGCTTTAGCAGGGTGCTGAAATTATGATCTCTTCTCCGCTCACCAGCGCCGGGAAGATTTTTTTCTGAGGTTTTTGAGTTCTGATTGAGTTGAGCCCTCCCTGTTTGTCCACTTATGCGGTCAGAGGGCGGTCATTCCAGCCCTTTTGCGTTCATATTTCCGCCAACTTGCGCATTCGCACCAAATTGTATGCCGCCAAGGCAAAGGTGAAGGCCCATTCCACCCTCTGCTGGCCAATGAAGCGCGTTTTTCTCATCGTTCCAACCGTCTTGATCCAGCCGAACACCTCTTCAATGCGTTTGCGCTTTCTCTGGCTGATCACATAGCCTGCATGCCGGGTCGTGCGTCCATCAATGGCCGAGCGGCGATTGGTGGTGTTTTGCGCCACATGCGGCGTCACTCGCAGAACTCTCAAGCTTTTCACAAAGTCTTGCGTGTCATAGCCTTTATCCGCTCCCAGGGTGACCGGGTGACGCCCCGGCAATTCAGACGCCATCTCCAGGGCGGCGTCCCGCTCTGCTGTGCCGCTGGCGCAGGTTAATCGGGAGTCAACCACCAGACCGTTGCGATTCTCCATCAGGGCGTGGCCCATGTAGGAAAGTTTGGCCTCTTTCCCTTTGCCTTTGCGGTGGAGACGCGCATCGGGATCTGTCGTGGACGCATGGGTGTCGTTGGCGCGCGTCTGTTTATGAAAATCGACTTCCGGGTTGCGCGATCCTCCGCTGGGCGGATCGCCAGAGCCATCGCGCGGGCGAAAGCTCTTGGTTGACGCCCACGCTTCGATCAATGTCCCATCCACGCTGAAATGTTCGTCAGACAGATATCCGGCTTTGCCAGCCTGGTCTTTGATCTGATTGAAAAAATCCCGAGCAACCTGGGTGTTGATCAACCGCTCCCGGTTCTTGCTGAAGGTCGTCACATCCCAGACCGGATCATCCATCGACAGCCCCACAAACCACCGATACAGCAGGTTGTAATCCAGCTCTTCCATCAACATCCGCTCACTGCGAATGGAGTACAGAACCTGGAGCAGCAAGGCGCGAAGCAGTTTTTCCGGCGCGATGGAGCGCCGTCCCGTCGGGGAGTAGAGTTCCGCAAACGCGTCGCTCAACTCAGCCAGCGCCTGATCAACCAGCGCGCGGATTGATCGCAACGGGTGGCGCTGCGGAATCCGGGATTCAATGGAAACGTAGCTGATCAGTGAAGCTTGCTGAGTATCATCTCCGCGCATAATCCCAACCTTTCCATATGATATCGTTGAGAATTATTATATCATGACGATAATGGACAAGCTCGGATCAAGTAAGACTTTTTCAGCACCCTGTTAGATGAGAATTCTGCAGCGAAATTCGACAAGAGTATGCCGGAACCCAAGGAACGGTTTCTCGTTTTATTGGCCAAGGAATCCGCCACAGATCCAAAATGGGCCGCCAAGTGGGTCAGGGATACAGCGCACAGCTTTTCGCATGAAAGGCGTGTGCCGGAGGGCAGGATATATCATCCCATTGGCCTGTTCCCAAAGCGGCTTCAACAGAGAGTGGCGTTGCTTTTATCAGACGTAGACCCCTTCTTGGCTATTGGGATGCTGAGTGGTTTGCTGGGGTATCGGCGCTTTATCAAAAGATCTGGCATGGA
This genomic window contains:
- the lon gene encoding endopeptidase La, whose protein sequence is MSDKPDSPQEEEIFDAVIEEPEAHDADGESDGQPPMRIDDALPMEMVIYPLGGRPFFPGMLTPIQVEGSPYYDTIKMAMDSPGRLFGIIMSHAEDGREVFDADKLYTVGATARILEAAEDEEHKSIKLLAEGISRFEIREVVSAGPPIIAAVTHHNNPVEMIEPDDLKPYTMAVINTLKELLKYDSLYQEQVKMFLSRHNFSEPDKLADFVASMTSSNREELQDVLETLPIMPRLEKVLALLKKELEMVKVQNKISKQVEEGITEHQRQFFLREQLKQIQKELGITKDDRTAEVDGFRERLEQLTLSKEAEERINEELDKLSMLEPGSSEYGVTRNYVDWLTGLPWGVHSNDKLDIKRARKILNQDHDGLEDVKERILEFLAVGKLKGEIGGSIILLVGPPGVGKTSIGRSVARAVGREFYRFSVGGMRDEAEIKGHRRTYVGAMPGKFVQAIRHTKYCNPIIMLDEVDKIGASYHGDPASALLEVLDPEQNTEFLDHYLDVRFDLSKVLFICTANQLDTIPRPLLDRMEIIRLSGYIAAEKVKIARNHLLPKQLEKNGLTKDDLRISNGAFRAIVEGYAREAGVRRLEQKIGAIARKTAVKILDDAQRPIKVGHGDLEDFLGKPDFRDEKPMKGVGIVTGLAWTSLGGATLDVEAARVSDDKGGMIVTGQLGDVMKESARIAFSYAQSQCAKLGGDCNRLGGTLHLHVPEGATPKDGPSAGITLTTALLSLARNQPIPRRLAMTGEITLTGQVLAVGGIREKVIAARRVGIRELILPEACRKDYEEVPDHITEGITAHFVRRYPEVAKLVFG
- the erpA gene encoding iron-sulfur cluster insertion protein ErpA encodes the protein MSVTLTDNAAKKLSELIAEENNPNLKLRIFVSGGGCSGFQYGFTFDENQDDTDIMVEKDGVKVLVDAVSINHLRGSEIDFVEDLNGAQFQIKNPNAASTCGCGNSFTPAEGGGCASAKPS
- a CDS encoding bacteriohemerythrin — encoded protein: MTQFVWRDEEFSVGVASLDEQHKGLFSAFMNLGQSIENVYDDKALGVMLNLLFIQMEGYVKTHLRYEELLLEKWSFPELEAHKQKHDLLENELAAYKKCLDAAEDEQKKAIAQQISLFMERWLINHIQGDDRAYGPHLRKMGVV
- a CDS encoding aminopeptidase; the protein is MRRAVRALLILLLGGALSGCIGPGYYLQAAGGQWEIWSKRRPIDVVLADASAAEKLKARLRHAQQARRFAIEQLGLPDNGSYTRYADLGRSYAVWATFAAPSDSLTLKSWSFPLIGELSYRGYFDEAAAQALAAELRQQGYETSVQGIPAYSTLGWFADPLLNTHIFWPESQLAALMFHEMAHELLYIPDDTLFNESFAEAVAQIGVGRWLQAQGDAAAIAAWRARQQARAQFLARVADLRDKLEALYADKALTTLAMRRRKAGLFADFRVAFVQAQEDGPLAPYARWALAEDLNNAKVGSLSLYARWVPAFQRLYEQEGADLERFIAAAKRLGALPAAQRRQRMAALLA
- a CDS encoding esterase/lipase family protein — encoded protein: MDLSGYHRGSRAMSAEPVILIHGLWMAGAEMTLLGSRLADAGFATTRFRYPSTQKGILQHADALAEAVRQNAGPRAPHLVCHSLGGLVAVTMLQRHPELPVGRVVALGSPLRGSWMARRLARHGWGARMLGFSYESALKNGVKPPVPVGIEMGSIAGTLSVIGANKIFRGLPEPSDGTVSLAETHLEGVADHATVRATHMGLLLSTTAAEQTEWFLRGGSFAE
- a CDS encoding IS5 family transposase codes for the protein MRGDDTQQASLISYVSIESRIPQRHPLRSIRALVDQALAELSDAFAELYSPTGRRSIAPEKLLRALLLQVLYSIRSERMLMEELDYNLLYRWFVGLSMDDPVWDVTTFSKNRERLINTQVARDFFNQIKDQAGKAGYLSDEHFSVDGTLIEAWASTKSFRPRDGSGDPPSGGSRNPEVDFHKQTRANDTHASTTDPDARLHRKGKGKEAKLSYMGHALMENRNGLVVDSRLTCASGTAERDAALEMASELPGRHPVTLGADKGYDTQDFVKSLRVLRVTPHVAQNTTNRRSAIDGRTTRHAGYVISQRKRKRIEEVFGWIKTVGTMRKTRFIGQQRVEWAFTFALAAYNLVRMRKLAEI